TACTTCGCCCACACGCCCGGGTTGTCCTCGCCGCAGGCCACGGTGGGCTCGGTCGGCTTGACGCCCTGGCCGGCAGCGGCGCGCTGCTTGGGGTCGAGGCAGTTCAGGTCCGTGAACTTCTTCTGGAGCGCCAGGGTGGCCGCGTCGGCCGCGGGCGGCGTCGTGGGGGTGTCCGTGGCCTTCGGCTTCGTGGAGGCCGAGGAGCTCGCGGTGGGCGTCGGGCTCGGGGCCTTGAGGGCCTCGCTGACCGCGCGTCCCTGCGTGGTGGCCGTGGCCGTCGGCGTGGCCGACTTCTCACCCACGGTCGCACCGGAGGAGGACGGCTTGGCCGAGGGGGTGCCCGTGGGAGAGCCGGAGGTGGTGGCGCTCGGCGCCACCTGGGGTCCGCCGTCCGCGACGGTGAGAACGGGCCGGAAGTAGAGCTGGGCCGTGGTGCCGACCTGCTCGCGGGCCTGCTTCTCGTTCGTGCCGCGGGGGATGTTGACGATGATGTTCTCGCGGCCCTGGGTCTGAACCTCGGCCTCGGAGACGCCCAGACCGTTGACACGGCGCTCGATGATGCCGACCGCGGTGTTCATGTTGGTCTCGTTGACCGCCGACTCCTGGCCGGGCTCGGCCTTCGCCTTGAGCGTGATCGACGTTCCGCCGGCGAGGTCGATGCCGAGGCGCGGGGTGGTGTGCCCCGACCAGAACATGCCGCCGGTGAGCGCGACCATGGCGATCAGGATGAGTGCCAGGGCGCGGCCCGGACGGCTCTGTCCCCCCGCCGGCCTTCGGCCCTTGTTCGGTGCTGCCACCTGTCGTATCTCCCTGTCCAACCGCCCCGCGCCGGGTATGCGTGAGACGGCCACGAAGTGTGTGTGGGGACCTTCCCCCGCAGACGTGGAACCGTTCCGGGGACCGCGCACGCCGGGTGGGCGTGCGCGGGGTGCCCGGCCGCGACTACTTCGCGTCGGTCTCGCCGTCGGTCTTGCCGTCCTTCTGACCCTCGGTGCCGGCCTCGGCCGCGTCCGCCTTCTTCGTCAGATCGGCCTTCGGCTGCGCGTCCTCGGCCTCGACGGCCTCCGCGTCCTTCGTGACCTCGGCGGTCTCGGTGAGCGAGGAGGCGTCGTCGGGAACGACGGCCTCGGTCTCCGAGTCCTCCTCGTCACCGTGGACGATGCGGTTGTACTCGGCGTCCGGAAGGACCGCGCCGATCGCGTTCTTCGCGTAGACGGCGTGCACGCCGGGCGCGACCTCGAGGAGGACGGTCTCGTCGCCGATCTCCTTGACGGTGGCGTACATCCCCCCGATCGTCCGCACGCCGGTACCGGGCTGCATCTCATCGCGCATCTGCGCGGCCGCCTGCTGCTTCTTCTTCGCAGAGCGGGTCATCAGGAACATGGCCCCGATGAGGACGATGAAGGGGAGGAGGGTCACGATGCTCACGGGACGGGTTTCCTTCGCACGGTCGCGGAGAACCCGCGGCCTGATCTTCGGGGGTGGGCGCGCCGACCAGAAAGGGCGGCATCGGCGGAGTCTAGGCGAGTCCGCATCGATGGAACAACGTCCAGCATCGCACCCTGGTTCCGGTCCGGGCGAGTGTCACTACCGTCACGCCCCGAAGAGCCCCTGTTGTCCGCTTCCGTGCGCTCCCGGCCCCGCTGCCTGCGGCGGAACGAGCCCGAGGTGGGTCCATGCGGCGGGAGTGGCGACCCGACCACGGGGCGTGCGGGCCAGTAGTCCTTCGCGTACGAGGAAGGGCTCGGCGACCTCCTCGACGGTCTCGCGCTCCTCCCCCACGGCGACCGCGAGGGTGGAAAGTCCGACCGGTCCGCCGCCGAAGAGCTTGAGCAGGGCCTCCAGGACGGCGCGGTCGAGCCGGTCGAGGCCGCGGCTGTCCACCTCGTACACCCGGAGGGCGGCCTCGGCGATCTCCCGGGTGATCGCTCCGTCGGC
Above is a genomic segment from Streptomyces sp. NBC_00094 containing:
- the yajC gene encoding preprotein translocase subunit YajC, encoding MSIVTLLPFIVLIGAMFLMTRSAKKKQQAAAQMRDEMQPGTGVRTIGGMYATVKEIGDETVLLEVAPGVHAVYAKNAIGAVLPDAEYNRIVHGDEEDSETEAVVPDDASSLTETAEVTKDAEAVEAEDAQPKADLTKKADAAEAGTEGQKDGKTDGETDAK